In Triticum urartu cultivar G1812 chromosome 6, Tu2.1, whole genome shotgun sequence, the following proteins share a genomic window:
- the LOC125516628 gene encoding protein MAIN-LIKE 2-like produces MVWLLDDVYDTKHRAYMMREKEMKLEPLKIRYHGVSRPAMPYDERYTPYIKQAGLLLWIQLVSRSTPNLNAPLVSALADRWRSETHSFHLRTGEMTVTLEDVSLITGLAIDGMSLCMSTDSDGWREQMIALIGMAPTEAEADVEEGEEKKKKERKASGAAFTWIQTHFATCPPDATDDVIQTHARVYMWYVVSRTLFPDSTGKNAPWMWLKALTVFDSKWSWGSATLAYFWTMRVAGSQIVQALVVICFYFLYGAGSVCLLDARRASGLILGMKMKMTNYGAPLGLTSGMWFLR; encoded by the exons ATGGTTTGGCTTCTCGACGATGTCTACGACACGAAACACCGGGCCTACATGATGCGCGAGAAGGAGATG AAGCTTGAACCTTTGAAGATTCGGTATCACGGGGTCTCTCGTCCTGCCATGCCTTACGATGAGAGGTACACACCGTACATCAAGCAGGCAGGACTACTCCTGTGGATTCAGTTGGTCAGCCGGTCCACGCCGAATCTGAACGCTCCACTGGTGTCCGCTCTTGCTGATCGGTGGAGGTCGGAGACGCATAGTTTCCATCTTCGGACTGGGGAGATGACCGTGACGCTCGAGGATGTCTCGTTGATCACCGGTCTTGCTATCGACGGGATGTCTCTCTGTATGAGCACCGATTCTGATGGGTGGCGCGAGCAGATGATTGCTCTTATCGGTATGGCTCCTACCGAGGCTGAGGCTGATGTagaggagggagaagagaagaagaagaaggaaaggaaagCATCCGGAGCTGCTTTCACGTGGATTCAAACTCACTTTGCGACGTGCCCTCCGGATGCCACTGATGACGTGATCCAGACACATGCTCGTGTCTACATGTGGTATGTTGTGTCGAGGACTTTGTTTCCTGACTCCACTGGCAAGAACGCTCCATGGATGTGGCTGAAGGCGTTGACCGTCTTCGATAGCAAATGGAGCTGGGGTTCAGCTACTCTTGCCTACTT CTGGACGATGCGTGTTGCAGGATCACAGATAGTGCAGGCATTGGTGGTAATATGCTTCTACTTTCTGTATGGAGCTGGGAGCGTCTGCCTGTTGGACGCCCGAAGAGCGTCAGGTTTAATCCTTGGTATGAAGATGAAGATGACGAATTACGGCGCCCCACTTGGGCTTACAAGTGGGATGTGGTTTCTGAGATGA
- the LOC125515871 gene encoding protein IRX15-LIKE-like → MKAMSGTKLLLVRQPSSKYGNGAASPATAASISWRRFWLVAFLALFTCASLLTVFSTARAPSGAASPRVTFAAGAGAGSAVGGASAGGGALPAYVFDALVRYAAAAGANSTVSMPEEDVRAIASVLRRRAPCNLLVFGLGAETPLWRVLNHGGRTVFLDENPFYVAHMEGAHGGLEAYDVAYATAVRELPDLLDAARASRRADCRPVQNLLFSDCRLAIGDLPNQLYDVAWDVILVDGPHGYAEGSPGRMAAIFSAAVMARTKGTVTDVLVHDYEREVESLCAREFLCDENRVEGTGTPSLGHYVVRGGAAANREAFCGAPPTAKKAN, encoded by the coding sequence ATGAAGGCGATGTCCGGGACGAAGCTGCTCCTCGTCCGCCAGCCGTCGAGCAAGTACGGGAACGGGGCGGCGTCGCCGGCGACGGCCGCGTCCATCTCCTGGCGCCGCTTCTGGCTCGTCGCGTTCCTCGCGCTCTTCACCTGCGCGTCCCTGCTCACGGTCTTCTCCACGGCGCGCGCGCCGTCCGGGGCGGCGTCGCCGCGGGTCACGTTCGCGGCCGGCGCCGGCGCGGGCAGCGCCGTCGGCGGCGCCTCGGCGGGCGGAGGGGCGCTGCCGGCGTACGTGTTCGACGCGCTGGTGCGGtacgcggcggcggcaggggcgAACTCGACGGTGAGCATGCCGGAGGAGGACGTGCGCGCGATCGCGTCGGTGCTGCGGCGGCGCGCGCCCTGCAACCTGCTGGTGTTCGGCCTCGGCGCGGAGACGCCGCTGTGGCGCGTGCTGAACCACGGCGGGCGGACGGTGTTCCTGGACGAGAACCCCTTCTACGTGGCCCACATGGAGGGCGCCCACGGCGGGCTGGAGGCGTACGACGTCGCCTACGCCACCGCCGTGCGCGAGCTCCCGGACCTCCTCGACGCCGCGCGCGCGTCCCGCCGCGCCGATTGCCGCCCCGTCCAGAACCTGCTCTTCTCCGACTGCCGCCTCGCCATCGGCGACCTGCCCAACCAGCTCTACGACGTCGCCTGGGACGTCATCCTCGTCGACGGGCCGCACGGGTACGCCGAGGGCTCGCCGGGGAGGATGGCGGCCATCTTCTCGGCGGCGGTGATGGCGCGGACCAAGGGGACGGTCACGGACGTGCTGGTGCACGACTACGAGCGGGAGGTGGAGAGCCTGTGCGCGCGGGAGTTCCTCTGCGACGAGAACCGCGTGGAGGGGACCGGCACGCCGTCGCTCGGCCACTACGTCGTGCGCGGCGGCGCCGCCGCCAACCGGGAGGCCTTCTGCGGGGCGCCACCGACCGCGAAGAAGGCGAACTAG
- the LOC125515872 gene encoding uncharacterized protein LOC125515872: MDPSDVEMEPAEHPLQPQPEQPPPPPQAAAAGDGWSMLSRARGLLQEGQPSLALQAVLLAIRSQGGEQALIQTLNRARDLYRQRSQPAPNIDELASLLAQCAIAEAQSSNPNPLAPGSDPVTALNSDEACILAECGRKQIILDAFNDGSSFICLKCGGLFSTSRKDEHLAYWCGAA, from the exons ATGGACCCGTCCGACGTCGAGATGGAGCCCGCGGAGCATCCGCTCCAGCCCCAGCCCGAGcagcctccgccgccgccgcaggcAGCGGCGGCCGGAGATGGGTGGAGCATGCTGTCCCGCGCCCGCGGGCTGCTCCAGGAGGGCCAGCCGTCCCTCGCGCTGCAGGCG GTACTCTTGGCCATAAGATCTCAAGGTGGTGAACAGGCTCTCATCCAGACTCTGAACCGTGCACGTGACCTCTACAGGCAGAGATCGCAGCCTGCTCCCAACATTGATGAGCTCGCTTCTTTGCTCGCACAGTGTGCTATAGCAGAGGCTCAGTCATCAAACCCTAATCCACTAGCACCTGGTTCTGACCCTGTTACGGCGTTGAACTCTGATGAGGCCTGCATACTTGCTGAGTGTGGAAGGAAGCAGATTATCCTGGACGCCTTCAACGATGGCAGCAGCTTCATTTGCTTGAAATGTGGTGGGCTCTTCAGCACGTCACGCAAAGATGAGCACCTGGCCTACTGGTGCGGGGCGGCATGA
- the LOC125516627 gene encoding uncharacterized protein LOC125516627 gives MTNDVNLMYQKYVAELDTITPEQVEWQPYGADDRLGYTPEFTINPMCLRDRDLWRMRCPLICNWVVEFHLPHRVSRQFGLFQPHPLEWVDTDKALHRLDRRRQRKIKDWDKHHASYVTRFQLCVEEARSSARAKLREHSPLAFDNYIRWLLENTRVEICPPAYNEDILEEPVNFEDLSKGKYNRDVRVGHGVPAVPIKKAADESQSILEETPVGKGNDDGPLRAFLKCQARKLRRLSNLLGCRDPEIDEPSASRSGTPSDPSSHHQRDDVSSSYAYQDDEGAATQEGDELDDDMTLADAQLRSPYVFKPRQPRRWYTPNDFDNRGNPKVVVGTSRMASLDHEAEAEAEEEVQEEEARPSRKKKIACRRGTRNMCGRH, from the exons ATGACAAACGATGTCAATCTCATGTACCAGAAGTACGTTGCCGAGTTGGACACGATTACGCCTGAGCAG GTGGAATGGCAGCCATATGGCGCCGATGACAGACTTGGGTACACCCCGGAGTTTACCATCAACCCGATGTGCTTGCGGGATAGGGATCTCTGGCGTATGCGGTGCCCACTGATATGCAACTGGGTTGTTGAGTTTCATTTGCCACATCGCGTGTCTCGTCAGTTTGGTCTGTTCCAGCCTCACCCGCTGGAATGGGTGGATACGGACAAAGCACTTCATAG GTTGGACAGGAGAAGGCAGCGGAAGATAAAGGACTGGGACAAGCATCATGCTTCGTATGTTACCCGCTTCCAGCTTTGTGTGGAGGAAGCTCGTAGCAGTGCACGCGCCAAGCTTCGTGAGCATAGTCCACTTGCTTTTGATAACTACATACGATGGCTTCTTGAAAATACTCGAGTTGAGATATGCCCGCCGGCATATAATGAGGATATTCTTGAAGAACCCGTAAACTTTGAGGATCTATCAAAGGGGAAGTACAACAGAGATGTCAGGGTAGGGCACGGAGTCCCTGCTGTGCCG ATCAAGAAAGCAGCTGATGAGAGCCAGTCTATTCTGGAGGAAACACCGGTTGGAAAAGGCAATGATGATGGTCCACTACGAGCATTCCTCAAG TGTCAGGCCAGGAAGTTAAGGCGGTTATCGAATCTTCTCGGTTGCCGTGATCCCGAAATTGATGAACCATCTGCCTCTAGGTCTGGTACACCATCAGACCCCTCATCTCACCATCAGAGGGACGATGTGAGTTCCTCATATGCTTATCAGGATGATGAGGGTGCGGCCACCCAAGAG GGCGATGAGCTTGATGATGACATGACTTTGGCGGACGCTCAACTTCGGTCCCCATATGTGTTCAAGCCTAGGCAGCCCAGACGCTGGTACACGCCCAACGACTTTGACAACAGAGGCAACCCAAAGGTGGTCGTAGGGACCTCGCGGATGGCTAGCTTGGATCatgaggcggaggcggaggcggaggaggaagtgCAGGAAGAGGAGGCTCGTCCATCCAGGAAGAAGAAGATTGCCTGCAGGCGTGGCACCAGGAACATGTGCGGAAGGCATTAG